Proteins from a genomic interval of Symmachiella macrocystis:
- the carB gene encoding carbamoyl-phosphate synthase large subunit, whose protein sequence is MPRRDDIHKILIIGSGPIVIGQACEFDYSGTQACKALREEGYEVVLVNSNPATIMTDPDTAHRTYVEPITWEYVQKIIEVERPDALLPTLGGQTGLNTAMDLARRGILKQLNCELIGAKEDVIAKAEGRQTFKEAMIEIGLDVPISETVHNMEEARAALKVVGLPTVIRPSYTLGGVGGGIAYNRDEFDAMVQKGIDLSPVGEVLLEESIIGWKEYEMEVMRDKNDNVVIICAIENFDAMGVHTGDSITVAPAQTLTDKEYQRMRDATISIMREIGVETGGSNVQFAINPENGRMIVIEMNPRVSRSSALASKATGFPIAKIAAKLAVGYTLDEIPNDITRETLACFEPTIDYVVTKIPRWTFEKFPEADAVLTTQMKSVGETMAIGRTFKESLQKAVRGLETGHFGLGGGKNDLWGTIEQPADDEIQRKLATPNDERLYYIRYAFKAGMSLEHVHELTRIDPWFLDNILELTEVEAELRQVTRLEDVDDSLLLKAKRYGFSDRQLSFWWAASEMDIRQHRKERGVVATFKQVDTCAAEFEAYTPYYYSTYESEDETPAKQSDKKRVMILGGGPNRIGQGIEFDYCCCQASFALRELGIESIMVNSNPETVSTDYDTSDILFFEPLTTEDVLNICDRMQPDGVIVQFGGQTPLNLARGLEAAGVTIIGTSPAMIDAAEDREKFQGILEQLGLRQPPNGIAINVEGARQAAERIGYPILVRPSYVLGGRAMEICYDESSLVKYMTEAVDASPDHPVLIDQFLEDATEVDVDAISDGELTLVGGVMEHIEEAGVHSGDSACALPPFSLSDEVITEIKEATYALAGALKVRGLMNIQFAVKEVNGDHLVYILEVNPRASRTSPFVSKATGISLPRMAAKIMVGVSLEEQGITTEPWPEYYSVKESVFPFQRFAGVDIILGPEMRSTGEVMGIDERFSLAFAKSQLAAGSQLPCEPCKVFVSVAAPHKQAIIGPARVLYRRGFQLVGTAGTAAVLREAGIEVETVRKIQEGRPNLLDFLANGDIHLILNTPNGKGARTDEGKIRAAAVAHGVPCITTLSGCQAVARAMEAMAEDPKPRVRALQDWAARTSPSSTSTNS, encoded by the coding sequence GTGCCTCGTCGTGACGACATTCACAAGATTCTGATTATTGGCTCCGGTCCGATCGTGATCGGCCAGGCCTGCGAATTTGACTATTCCGGAACCCAAGCGTGCAAGGCGTTGCGGGAAGAGGGTTATGAAGTTGTATTGGTCAACTCCAATCCAGCCACGATCATGACCGACCCGGACACCGCCCATCGGACCTACGTCGAGCCGATCACCTGGGAATACGTCCAGAAGATCATCGAAGTCGAGCGGCCCGATGCACTGCTGCCCACGTTGGGGGGACAGACGGGACTGAACACCGCGATGGACCTGGCGCGCCGCGGGATTCTCAAACAACTCAACTGTGAATTGATTGGCGCCAAGGAGGATGTCATTGCCAAAGCCGAAGGGCGGCAGACCTTCAAAGAGGCGATGATCGAAATCGGCCTGGACGTGCCGATCAGCGAAACCGTGCACAACATGGAGGAGGCCCGCGCGGCTTTGAAAGTGGTGGGGTTGCCCACGGTCATCCGCCCCAGTTACACGCTCGGCGGTGTGGGCGGCGGAATCGCCTACAACCGCGACGAATTCGACGCGATGGTCCAGAAGGGGATCGACCTGTCGCCCGTCGGCGAAGTGCTCTTGGAAGAGTCGATCATCGGCTGGAAAGAGTACGAAATGGAGGTGATGCGCGACAAGAACGACAACGTCGTGATCATCTGTGCGATCGAGAATTTCGACGCGATGGGCGTGCACACGGGCGATTCGATCACCGTGGCTCCGGCGCAGACGCTGACCGACAAAGAATATCAACGCATGCGGGATGCTACGATCTCCATTATGCGTGAGATCGGCGTCGAAACGGGTGGCTCGAATGTGCAGTTCGCAATCAATCCCGAAAACGGTCGCATGATCGTGATCGAGATGAACCCCCGCGTCAGCCGTTCCAGCGCACTGGCCTCCAAAGCCACCGGATTTCCCATCGCCAAGATCGCCGCCAAATTGGCGGTTGGTTACACATTGGACGAAATCCCCAACGACATTACCCGCGAAACGTTGGCCTGTTTCGAACCGACGATCGATTACGTTGTCACAAAAATCCCGCGGTGGACCTTCGAGAAATTCCCCGAAGCCGATGCGGTGCTGACGACGCAAATGAAATCGGTCGGCGAAACCATGGCCATCGGCCGCACCTTTAAGGAGTCGCTGCAAAAAGCCGTTCGCGGACTGGAAACAGGTCATTTTGGCCTGGGTGGCGGTAAGAACGACCTGTGGGGCACAATCGAGCAACCGGCCGACGATGAGATCCAACGCAAATTGGCAACTCCCAATGACGAGCGGTTGTACTATATCCGCTACGCCTTCAAAGCCGGAATGTCGTTAGAACATGTGCATGAACTGACGCGGATTGATCCCTGGTTTTTGGACAATATCCTGGAATTGACGGAAGTCGAGGCGGAACTCCGCCAAGTCACCCGGCTGGAGGATGTCGACGATAGTCTGCTGCTCAAAGCCAAACGTTATGGATTTTCCGACCGGCAGTTGTCCTTTTGGTGGGCCGCGTCGGAAATGGACATTCGTCAGCACCGCAAGGAGCGGGGCGTGGTGGCAACGTTCAAACAGGTCGACACGTGTGCAGCGGAGTTTGAAGCGTACACACCCTATTACTATTCGACATACGAATCGGAAGACGAAACGCCCGCCAAACAGTCGGACAAAAAGCGGGTGATGATTCTGGGCGGTGGCCCGAATCGGATCGGGCAGGGGATTGAATTCGACTATTGCTGTTGCCAAGCCTCCTTTGCGCTGCGGGAGTTGGGCATCGAAAGCATCATGGTCAACTCGAATCCGGAAACGGTTTCGACCGATTACGACACGTCGGACATTTTATTCTTCGAGCCGCTGACGACCGAAGATGTGCTCAATATCTGCGACCGCATGCAGCCTGACGGGGTGATCGTGCAGTTCGGCGGGCAAACCCCGCTGAATTTGGCGCGGGGGTTGGAGGCAGCCGGTGTGACGATTATCGGCACCAGCCCGGCCATGATCGATGCCGCTGAGGATCGCGAAAAATTTCAGGGGATCCTGGAACAACTCGGTTTGCGGCAACCCCCCAACGGCATTGCGATCAATGTCGAGGGCGCACGGCAAGCGGCGGAACGCATCGGTTATCCGATTCTCGTTCGCCCCAGCTACGTGCTGGGCGGGCGGGCGATGGAGATCTGTTACGACGAGTCGTCGTTGGTGAAATACATGACCGAAGCGGTCGATGCTTCGCCGGACCATCCGGTCTTGATCGATCAGTTTCTGGAAGATGCGACGGAGGTCGATGTCGACGCGATCTCTGATGGCGAATTGACGCTGGTCGGCGGAGTGATGGAGCACATTGAGGAGGCGGGTGTGCATTCGGGTGACTCCGCTTGCGCTTTGCCGCCGTTTTCACTTTCGGATGAAGTGATTACGGAGATCAAAGAAGCGACCTATGCCTTAGCGGGGGCGCTGAAAGTCCGCGGGTTGATGAACATTCAATTCGCCGTCAAAGAAGTCAACGGTGACCATCTCGTGTATATCCTGGAAGTGAATCCCCGTGCCAGTCGGACGAGTCCCTTCGTCTCTAAGGCAACCGGCATTTCGCTGCCGCGGATGGCGGCCAAGATCATGGTGGGTGTTTCCTTGGAAGAGCAGGGGATCACGACCGAACCGTGGCCGGAGTATTACTCGGTCAAGGAAAGCGTGTTCCCGTTTCAGCGGTTTGCGGGTGTAGATATCATTCTCGGACCGGAGATGCGTTCCACGGGCGAAGTGATGGGGATCGATGAGCGGTTTTCGTTGGCCTTTGCGAAAAGCCAATTGGCCGCGGGGTCACAATTGCCGTGCGAACCATGCAAAGTCTTCGTCAGTGTGGCCGCGCCGCACAAGCAGGCGATCATTGGTCCGGCGCGCGTGTTGTATCGTCGCGGCTTCCAATTGGTGGGAACGGCCGGTACGGCTGCGGTCTTGCGGGAAGCGGGGATCGAAGTCGAAACGGTCCGCAAAATCCAAGAAGGCCGGCCGAACCTGTTGGATTTCTTAGCCAACGGTGACATTCATTTAATCCTCAACACGCCCAACGGCAAAGGGGCGCGGACTGACGAAGGCAAAATTCGCGCCGCCGCCGTCGCACACGGCGTTCCCTGCATTACGACCTTGAGCGGTTGTCAGGCCGTGGCACGGGCAATGGAAGCGATGGCCGAGGACCCCAAGCCGCGTGTCCGCGCATTGCAAGACTGGGCGGCGAGGACGAGTCCCTCATCGACGTCAACGAATTCATGA
- a CDS encoding Maf family protein, whose translation MKRVILASRSPRRRELLAHLVAEESIQVLPPRSAEEAGFDGLRDWASIKSQLLNIAGDKCDDVCEQLAESGAAFHTVVAADTVGVCGDKDGNLVVLGQPPEDSNWQETVAGWFRDYYFGREHTVLTGLCVADASGARVECIATTQVAMVAEDDELLNWYLTTDEPRGKAGGYAIQGAGSMFVESISGSLSNVIGLPLELLREILNEQNL comes from the coding sequence ATGAAACGTGTCATTCTCGCGTCCCGTTCCCCGCGCCGGCGAGAACTGTTAGCGCATCTCGTCGCCGAGGAGTCCATTCAGGTTCTGCCCCCGCGCAGCGCCGAAGAAGCTGGGTTTGACGGGCTGCGTGATTGGGCGTCAATCAAATCTCAGTTGCTCAACATAGCAGGCGATAAATGCGACGACGTTTGCGAGCAATTGGCGGAATCCGGCGCAGCGTTTCATACAGTCGTGGCGGCCGATACGGTTGGTGTCTGCGGCGACAAAGACGGAAACCTTGTGGTGCTGGGCCAGCCGCCGGAGGATTCGAATTGGCAGGAGACGGTCGCCGGATGGTTTCGTGACTATTATTTCGGCCGCGAACATACAGTGCTCACAGGGTTGTGCGTGGCGGATGCCAGCGGCGCGCGTGTTGAATGCATCGCCACGACGCAGGTCGCTATGGTCGCAGAAGATGACGAGCTGTTAAACTGGTATCTCACCACCGATGAACCGCGCGGCAAAGCGGGTGGGTATGCCATTCAAGGGGCCGGCAGCATGTTCGTGGAATCCATTTCCGGTAGCCTGAGCAATGTCATCGGTTTGCCGTTGGAGCTGTTGCGGGAAATTTTGAACGAACAAAACCTCTAA
- a CDS encoding tRNA dihydrouridine synthase — MKTADQHPLNAQSATVSPAQRPFGDEDPRICIGGRIMESRYFLSPLAGYTHLAFRQVVRELGGLGLATTDLVLANQLSHKSRKSMELIATNDADRPLSVQIYGGVNEELVRAARWLEAEGYEGIDLNMGCPMAKITGNGGGARLMCDVDNASRAVSAVIEAVEIPVTVKMRLGWDREHITAPMLARAFEQLGVAAITIHGRTRQQGFHGNVQLEGIRETVAAVERIPVIGNGDVRTVEDAIAMRRITGCAAVAIGRGALMDPWIFHRLQRVNAGDTSVWEPPAEAQIEFLERHFRLMLQQHGETMSCLMFRKFAAWNGARLGIPEDLEDRLRRFESEAEFAAIVEQIRQRHGERKNPRPTAEVRVPNGPVERW, encoded by the coding sequence ATGAAAACGGCAGACCAACATCCACTCAATGCGCAATCCGCGACGGTTTCACCCGCCCAGCGACCGTTCGGCGATGAAGATCCGCGGATTTGCATTGGCGGACGGATTATGGAATCGCGGTATTTTCTATCGCCTTTGGCGGGTTACACGCATCTGGCCTTTCGACAGGTCGTACGCGAACTGGGCGGGTTGGGTTTAGCGACGACGGATTTGGTACTCGCCAATCAACTCAGCCACAAAAGTCGTAAATCGATGGAACTGATCGCCACCAACGACGCCGATCGTCCGTTGTCAGTCCAAATTTACGGTGGTGTGAACGAAGAACTGGTCCGGGCAGCGCGATGGTTGGAGGCTGAGGGCTACGAGGGAATCGACCTCAACATGGGATGTCCCATGGCCAAGATCACCGGCAATGGTGGCGGCGCGCGGTTGATGTGCGACGTCGACAACGCCAGCCGCGCCGTATCGGCTGTGATCGAAGCGGTCGAGATTCCCGTGACGGTCAAAATGCGACTCGGCTGGGATCGGGAGCACATCACCGCACCGATGTTGGCACGGGCATTTGAACAGTTGGGTGTGGCGGCGATCACCATTCATGGTCGAACGCGACAGCAGGGGTTTCATGGCAATGTGCAGTTGGAGGGGATTCGCGAAACGGTGGCGGCGGTCGAACGGATTCCGGTGATTGGCAACGGCGACGTGCGGACTGTCGAGGATGCAATCGCCATGCGGCGAATCACCGGGTGCGCCGCTGTGGCGATCGGCCGTGGTGCGCTCATGGATCCTTGGATTTTCCATCGACTGCAGCGAGTCAACGCGGGAGACACTAGCGTCTGGGAACCACCAGCTGAGGCGCAGATCGAATTCCTTGAACGGCATTTTCGACTGATGTTACAGCAGCACGGCGAGACGATGAGCTGTTTGATGTTCCGCAAGTTCGCCGCTTGGAATGGTGCCCGGCTGGGAATTCCCGAGGACTTGGAAGATCGTCTGCGACGGTTTGAGTCGGAAGCCGAGTTTGCCGCGATTGTCGAGCAGATTCGTCAGCGGCACGGCGAGCGCAAAAACCCGCGCCCCACAGCCGAAGTCCGCGTTCCCAATGGGCCTGTGGAGCGATGGTAG
- a CDS encoding TPR end-of-group domain-containing protein has product MSNMHNSKATHQGEPPAEMSLEDIISRSQSDFELDFFSRIATQAPCYADILVQLGQLLTLKGRHDEALDIDRRLAKLRPQVPQVAYNLACSYSLLGRTNEALDALRRAIQLGYWDIDHLLMDPDLTGLHSVPEFHDLLSDLDFEILED; this is encoded by the coding sequence ATGTCCAACATGCATAACTCGAAGGCAACGCATCAGGGGGAACCGCCGGCAGAGATGTCACTGGAGGATATCATTAGCCGTTCGCAATCGGACTTTGAATTGGACTTTTTCAGTCGCATTGCCACTCAAGCTCCGTGCTACGCCGATATTTTAGTACAACTGGGCCAATTGCTGACGCTCAAGGGGCGGCATGATGAGGCGCTGGATATTGATCGACGACTCGCCAAATTGCGGCCGCAAGTGCCGCAAGTCGCTTACAATCTGGCGTGCAGTTACTCGTTGTTGGGGCGGACGAATGAGGCACTCGACGCGCTGCGCCGCGCGATTCAGCTCGGGTATTGGGATATCGACCATCTGCTGATGGACCCCGATTTGACCGGCCTTCACAGTGTCCCGGAGTTTCATGATTTGCTGTCGGATCTCGATTTTGAAATTCTTGAGGATTGA
- a CDS encoding purine-nucleoside phosphorylase has protein sequence MSEQLEQIQQATKAVRERFATKPRVGLILGTGLAGLAAEIDEQATIPYHEIPHFPESTVESHTGQLVCGTLSGLPIVAMEGRFHFYEGYSMREVTFPVRVMQELGVEILLVTNAAGGMNPQHNLGDLVVIEDHINFMGDNPLIGRNDESLGPRFPDLCAPYDRDLIALVETSALELGIRAHRGVFVAVAGPNLETRAEYRMLRSWGADLVGMSTVPEVIVAAHAGLRVLAISIVTDVCLPDALEPVDIAAIIKVAGEGGERLAKVIPDVLTRLAAIE, from the coding sequence GTGAGCGAGCAGCTGGAGCAGATTCAACAGGCCACCAAGGCTGTGCGTGAGCGATTCGCCACCAAACCGCGGGTCGGTTTGATTCTGGGCACGGGACTGGCTGGATTGGCGGCGGAAATCGACGAGCAGGCCACCATTCCTTATCACGAGATCCCGCACTTTCCCGAATCGACGGTCGAGTCGCACACCGGGCAACTGGTTTGCGGCACCCTGAGCGGCCTGCCCATCGTGGCCATGGAGGGACGGTTTCATTTCTACGAAGGCTATTCCATGCGGGAAGTGACATTTCCCGTGCGGGTGATGCAGGAACTCGGTGTCGAGATTTTATTGGTCACCAATGCCGCCGGCGGAATGAATCCACAGCACAATCTCGGCGATTTGGTGGTGATCGAAGACCACATTAATTTCATGGGGGACAACCCGCTGATCGGCCGCAACGACGAGAGTCTCGGCCCACGATTTCCGGATTTGTGTGCTCCCTACGATCGGGACTTGATCGCCTTGGTTGAAACGTCCGCCTTGGAATTGGGAATTCGCGCCCATCGGGGCGTGTTTGTGGCTGTGGCAGGTCCCAATTTAGAAACGCGGGCCGAATACCGCATGCTGCGGAGTTGGGGGGCGGATCTGGTGGGCATGTCGACCGTTCCCGAAGTTATCGTCGCCGCTCACGCCGGGTTGCGGGTGTTGGCGATTTCGATTGTGACCGATGTTTGCTTGCCCGATGCCTTGGAACCGGTCGACATAGCTGCGATCATCAAGGTCGCTGGCGAAGGGGGAGAACGTCTGGCAAAAGTCATCCCCGACGTCCTCACACGATTGGCCGCCATTGAGTAG
- a CDS encoding class I tRNA ligase family protein produces MFEKVSADAEFVGGEHQVLKFWESARIFDKLRAKNAGKPPWSFLDGPITANNPMGVHHAWGRTYKDAYQRFFAMNGHELRYQNGFDCQGLWVEIEVERDLGFTTKASIETMGIDTFSNACKQRVLKFAARQTEQSIRLGYWMDWDNPEELRKLSENVGQDEPVTITTPSGKTATGPAHQLVGRLGCPEWGGSYFTFSTENNETIWTFLKKCFERGKIKKGHDVMPWSGRAGSAYSQMEVADGRKLSVHKSVFVRFPLRDRTDEYLLVWTTTPWTLTSNVAAAVNPELEYVKLKSKRDGAVYYFAKENLDFQRLSREFKEGFGRPEWEWPKDVPKLKSLGQIFKEQGGFEIEATILGAQMVGWEYDGPFDDLAAQQQSGGVPTEDSMADKSGVSCHRVIDGGRDSKGKPNVVAGEGTGIVHIAPGCGDIDHKLGAEHGIVGIAPLEEDGTFTSEFGDFASRRANDPETAALVFEKLKAKHLLVAVESYPHIYPHCWRTGDELVFRLVDEWFIDMDWRDEIKAVTEQIRWLPDSIDGKEREIEWLTNMRDWMISKKRFWGLALPIWVDEETGDFEVIGSLAELKERAVEGWDEFEGHTPHRPWIDKVKIANPKNGNVMSRIPDVGNPWLDAGIVPFSTMHYNSNREEWQKWYPADFVTECFPGQFRNWFYALLAMGTMMDNSPPFKNLLGHRLVMNEEGKQMHKGDGTAIWFEEAAEQIGVDTLRWMYMSQNPATDLRFGHRNPEQPVTLQTADGPIDQTAEGHPTCKVVSPPADETRRQILITLWNTYTFFVNYARLDEFDVTTEAMPVAERPEIDRWVLANLHALIQTANEEMQDFNVAGFLREAARFIDDLSNWYIRRNRRRFWRSKDAGDRDKLAAYQTLYDVLVTLTKLLAPVIPFLSERLYQNLVCAVDKKAPESVHLCDYPQADPAVLDPELSERMALAQLVVNLGHGLREKTSLRVRQPLAELRFACANPAHLSAIENLLDVIKEELNIKQITGCENLDELVSYTYKPNLKTLGPRYGKLLGVIRKELPNLDGQLLAPLRSGESVTVTLGGEELGLGPDDVMVGTEQAADWAAADQDGVQIALATVLTPELIGEGMARDVVRHVQQLRKDADLEIENRIVVTYCTDDAEVVAAIEQWQDYICGETLADALNRDETPPEGAKSVSVGPADVALAIAKV; encoded by the coding sequence ATGTTTGAAAAAGTTTCGGCTGATGCCGAGTTTGTGGGGGGAGAACATCAGGTTCTCAAGTTTTGGGAGTCCGCTCGGATTTTTGATAAGCTGCGCGCGAAAAATGCGGGCAAGCCCCCTTGGAGTTTCCTGGATGGCCCGATCACCGCCAACAACCCGATGGGCGTGCATCACGCTTGGGGGCGGACCTATAAGGATGCCTACCAACGCTTTTTCGCCATGAACGGGCACGAACTGCGTTATCAAAACGGGTTTGATTGCCAAGGGCTGTGGGTCGAGATCGAAGTCGAACGCGATCTCGGTTTCACTACCAAAGCCAGCATTGAAACCATGGGCATCGACACCTTTTCGAATGCCTGCAAACAGCGCGTCCTCAAGTTCGCCGCACGACAGACCGAGCAATCGATCCGTCTCGGTTATTGGATGGATTGGGACAATCCCGAAGAACTGCGCAAGTTGTCAGAAAACGTCGGCCAGGATGAGCCGGTCACGATCACGACACCGTCGGGCAAAACCGCGACCGGTCCGGCGCATCAACTCGTGGGGCGGCTGGGCTGTCCGGAATGGGGGGGAAGCTACTTCACCTTCTCGACCGAAAACAACGAGACGATCTGGACGTTTCTGAAGAAGTGTTTTGAGCGGGGCAAAATCAAGAAGGGGCACGACGTGATGCCCTGGTCGGGTCGCGCCGGGTCAGCCTATAGCCAGATGGAAGTCGCCGACGGTCGTAAGCTGTCGGTGCACAAATCAGTCTTTGTCCGCTTTCCGTTGCGCGACCGCACGGACGAATACCTACTCGTATGGACAACGACTCCCTGGACGCTCACCAGCAACGTTGCCGCTGCCGTGAATCCGGAATTGGAATACGTCAAACTCAAATCCAAACGCGACGGGGCTGTCTATTATTTCGCCAAAGAAAACCTCGACTTCCAACGCCTGTCACGCGAATTCAAAGAAGGCTTCGGCCGTCCAGAATGGGAATGGCCCAAGGATGTCCCTAAGCTGAAATCGTTGGGGCAAATCTTCAAAGAGCAGGGCGGGTTCGAAATCGAAGCGACGATCCTCGGCGCGCAGATGGTCGGTTGGGAGTACGACGGACCGTTTGACGATCTCGCTGCACAGCAACAATCAGGCGGCGTGCCGACCGAAGACTCGATGGCCGACAAATCCGGTGTCAGCTGCCACCGCGTCATCGACGGCGGACGAGACTCCAAAGGAAAACCGAACGTCGTTGCCGGCGAGGGAACGGGCATCGTGCATATTGCTCCCGGTTGTGGCGACATCGACCACAAGCTCGGCGCGGAACACGGCATCGTCGGCATTGCCCCGCTGGAAGAGGATGGCACATTCACGTCGGAATTCGGAGATTTCGCCAGCCGCCGCGCCAACGATCCGGAGACGGCTGCGTTGGTTTTCGAAAAACTGAAGGCCAAACATCTGTTGGTTGCGGTTGAGAGTTATCCGCACATCTATCCGCACTGTTGGCGGACTGGCGACGAGTTGGTGTTTCGCCTCGTCGACGAATGGTTCATCGATATGGACTGGCGGGACGAAATCAAAGCGGTCACCGAACAAATCCGTTGGCTCCCTGATTCGATCGATGGCAAGGAGCGGGAAATCGAATGGCTGACCAACATGCGGGATTGGATGATCTCCAAAAAACGCTTTTGGGGACTGGCGTTGCCGATTTGGGTCGATGAAGAAACCGGCGATTTTGAAGTCATCGGGTCATTGGCGGAGCTCAAGGAACGCGCCGTCGAAGGTTGGGATGAATTCGAAGGGCACACGCCGCACCGTCCTTGGATCGACAAAGTCAAAATCGCGAATCCCAAAAACGGCAACGTGATGTCGCGGATCCCCGACGTCGGCAATCCCTGGCTTGATGCGGGAATCGTTCCGTTCTCGACGATGCACTACAACAGCAATCGCGAGGAATGGCAGAAGTGGTATCCGGCCGATTTCGTCACCGAATGTTTCCCCGGCCAGTTCCGCAATTGGTTTTATGCGTTGCTGGCAATGGGCACGATGATGGACAATTCGCCGCCGTTCAAGAACTTGCTGGGGCACCGGCTCGTGATGAACGAAGAGGGCAAACAAATGCATAAAGGCGACGGTACCGCCATTTGGTTTGAGGAAGCTGCCGAGCAAATTGGTGTAGACACGCTGCGCTGGATGTACATGTCACAAAATCCCGCAACTGACCTCCGGTTTGGGCATCGGAACCCTGAACAACCCGTCACTCTACAAACCGCGGATGGACCGATCGATCAGACGGCGGAAGGACATCCGACATGTAAAGTCGTCAGCCCACCCGCCGATGAAACGCGGCGGCAAATTTTAATCACGCTGTGGAACACGTATACGTTTTTCGTCAACTACGCCCGGCTTGATGAATTCGACGTCACCACCGAAGCGATGCCAGTTGCCGAGCGTCCAGAGATCGACCGTTGGGTGTTGGCGAACCTGCACGCGCTGATCCAAACCGCCAACGAGGAAATGCAGGACTTCAACGTTGCCGGATTTTTGCGTGAAGCGGCGCGATTTATCGACGACCTGTCGAACTGGTACATCCGCCGCAACCGTCGCCGGTTTTGGCGTTCCAAGGATGCGGGTGACCGCGACAAATTGGCCGCCTATCAAACGTTGTACGACGTGTTGGTCACGCTGACGAAGTTGCTCGCCCCGGTGATTCCGTTTCTCAGCGAGCGTCTGTATCAAAACCTGGTTTGCGCGGTCGACAAGAAGGCCCCCGAGAGCGTGCATTTGTGCGACTATCCCCAAGCCGATCCAGCGGTGCTCGATCCGGAATTGAGTGAGCGAATGGCATTGGCGCAACTGGTAGTGAATCTCGGCCACGGGCTGCGTGAAAAAACGAGCCTCCGCGTGCGGCAACCATTGGCCGAATTGCGATTCGCTTGCGCGAACCCGGCGCATCTCTCGGCGATCGAAAATCTGTTGGACGTGATCAAGGAAGAATTGAACATCAAACAGATCACCGGTTGCGAAAACCTGGACGAATTGGTTTCGTACACCTACAAGCCCAACCTAAAAACACTTGGACCGCGGTACGGGAAACTATTGGGCGTGATCCGCAAGGAATTGCCGAATTTGGATGGTCAACTGTTGGCCCCGTTACGCAGTGGCGAATCCGTCACGGTCACACTGGGTGGCGAAGAGCTCGGATTAGGACCGGACGACGTGATGGTTGGCACCGAGCAAGCGGCCGATTGGGCGGCAGCGGACCAGGATGGCGTTCAAATTGCGCTGGCAACGGTGCTCACGCCGGAGTTAATCGGTGAAGGAATGGCCCGCGACGTGGTACGGCACGTACAGCAACTGCGTAAAGACGCAGACCTGGAAATTGAGAATCGCATTGTTGTGACCTATTGCACGGACGATGCCGAAGTGGTCGCGGCGATCGAACAATGGCAGGATTATATCTGCGGCGAAACTCTCGCCGACGCGTTGAATCGCGACGAGACACCGCCGGAAGGGGCTAAAAGCGTGAGCGTTGGCCCCGCGGATGTCGCGTTGGCGATTGCCAAGGTGTAA
- a CDS encoding tRNA (cytidine(34)-2'-O)-methyltransferase: MPEKSEPLLHIVLYQPDIPQNTGNIGRTCAAVGAKLWLVRPLGFHLDAKHLRRAGMDYWQYVDWEAVDDLREIRERLPERTWWYITKFGRRQVWDAEFGQGDVVVFGSETRGLPAGLLQENEGHCLQYPMREEVRSLNLASTATAVIYEAVRQFGGLEGAAE, translated from the coding sequence ATGCCTGAGAAAAGTGAACCGCTGTTGCACATTGTCCTGTATCAGCCGGACATTCCGCAAAATACCGGTAATATTGGCCGGACGTGCGCGGCGGTCGGTGCCAAGTTGTGGTTGGTGCGGCCGTTGGGATTTCATCTCGACGCCAAACACCTTCGCCGGGCGGGGATGGATTATTGGCAGTACGTCGATTGGGAAGCGGTTGATGATCTGAGGGAAATTCGCGAACGGCTCCCTGAACGCACGTGGTGGTACATCACCAAATTCGGCCGCCGCCAAGTGTGGGATGCCGAGTTCGGGCAAGGCGATGTCGTCGTCTTCGGCAGCGAAACCCGCGGACTTCCCGCTGGACTGCTACAGGAAAACGAAGGGCATTGCCTGCAGTACCCCATGCGTGAAGAAGTCCGCAGTTTGAATTTGGCCAGCACGGCAACAGCAGTGATCTACGAAGCGGTGCGGCAATTTGGAGGCTTGGAAGGGGCAGCAGAATGA
- a CDS encoding diacylglycerol kinase family protein yields the protein MKRTPLLQSFVHAFSGIYQAWRNERNLRIHVVVALAVCGLAGWLQIPLRDWAVLVLTIALVISSELFNTSLEAIVDLISPEQHELAKTAKDVAAAAVLVLAIAAVIVGLLILGPPLYDRLAN from the coding sequence ATGAAACGGACGCCGCTGCTGCAAAGTTTCGTGCACGCTTTCTCGGGCATATACCAAGCGTGGCGTAACGAGCGGAACTTGCGGATTCATGTCGTCGTCGCCTTAGCCGTCTGCGGACTGGCAGGCTGGTTGCAGATCCCGCTGCGGGATTGGGCGGTCTTGGTGCTGACGATTGCCCTGGTGATTTCCAGCGAGCTATTCAATACGTCGCTCGAAGCAATCGTCGATCTCATCTCGCCTGAGCAACATGAATTGGCGAAAACGGCCAAGGATGTGGCCGCTGCGGCCGTATTGGTTCTGGCGATTGCTGCGGTGATTGTCGGGCTATTGATCCTCGGCCCGCCACTTTATGACCGACTCGCGAATTGA